From one Malus sylvestris chromosome 1, drMalSylv7.2, whole genome shotgun sequence genomic stretch:
- the LOC126628435 gene encoding receptor-like cytosolic serine/threonine-protein kinase RBK1, translating into MTAEETVGETKGNPEMESESQGDMRKMESCEDEPSPRGVLEIPVTDSDYSGSSCGTSSCSEKTMGQTLMRDISIGLQMRGKGMFDALKKKSARRFSTIPVLGASYELSRRNLRRRLARIWNAEDEEEEGADGMSVTKPSWRNFDYAELAAATANFKPENLIGKGGQAEVYKGFLSNGTIVAVKRLMKKEKEKENEDRVGDFLAEVGIIAHIRHPNAARLLGFGIDSGLHLVLQFSPHGSLASLLFGTAECMDWKIRFKVAIGIAEGLRYLHHDCHRRIIHRDIKASNILLTEDYEAQISDFGLAKWLPEKWTHHVVFPIEGTFGYLSPEYFMHGIVDEKTDVFAYGVLLLELITGRRAVDSTQQSLVIWAKPLLDASNMKELADPLLEDAYDPIEMKRAMVTASMCISHQSTRRPYMNRVVQMLRGEDGVADQLRQKSTAVRSLVLESCDLEDYTCSNYLSDLNRHRQLVLDQ; encoded by the exons ATGACGGCGGAAG AGACCGTAGGAGAAACGAAAGGAAACCCAGAAATGGAATCAGAGTCACAAGGCGATATGAGGAAGATGGAGTCGTGTGAGGACGAGCCGTCACCGAGGGGCGTGTTGGAAATCCCCGTTACGGACTCGGACTACAGCGGCAGCAGCTGCGGCACATCTTCTTGTTCCGAAAAGACGATGGGCCAGACGCTAATGCGAGACATCAGCATTGGGTTGCAGATGAGAGGCAAGGGaatgttcgatgccttgaagaAGAAGTCAGCGAGGCGGTTTTCGACCATTCCAGTATTGGGTGCCAGCTATGAACTTTCCAGAAGGAACTTGAGGAGGAGACTGGCTCGGATTTGGAACGCcgaggatgaggaggaggaaggagcTGATGGGATGTCGGTTACGAAGCCGTCATGGAGGAACTTTGATTACGCTGAGCTTGCTGCTGCTACTGCCAATTTCAAACCTG AGAACCTGATTGGCAAAGGTGGGCAAGCAGAAGTTTACAAGGGGTTCTTATCCAATGGTACAATTGTAGCAGTCAAGAGGctaatgaagaaagagaaagagaaagaaaacgaGGATCGAGTTGGCGATTTCTTGGCAGAGGTTGGGATTATTGCACACATAAGACACCCGAATGCTGCTCGCCTACTTGGCTTTGGCATCGACAGTGGTTTGCACCTTGTCCTGCAATTTTCCCCACACGGCAGCTTAGCTTCTCTACTCTTTG GTACAGCAGAATGTATGGATTGGAAGATCAGGTTTAAGGTAGCAATTGGGATAGCAGAAGGTTTGCGATATCTCCATCACGATTGCCACAGGCGCATCATTCACCGGGACATCAAGGCCTCTAATATATTACTAACGGAAGATTATGAAGCTCAG ATATCTGATTTCGGACTAGCAAAGTGGCTCCCAGAAAAATGGACTCACCATGTTGTATTCCCTATTGAAGGCACATTCGG GTACTTGTCTCCAGAGTACTTCATGCATGGAATTGTCGACGAGAAGACTGATGTGTTTGCATATGGGGTTTTATTACTGGAGCTCATAACAGGTCGCCGTGCAGTTGATTCAACTCAGCAAAGCCTTGTGATCTGG GCAAAGCCGCTTCTAGATGCAAGTAATATGAAGGAGCTAGCAGATCCTCTGTTAGAAGATGCATATGATCCGATTGAGATGAAAAGAGCCATGGTGACGGCTTCAATGTGCATCAGTCATCAATCCACAAGGCGTCCGTATATGAATCGG GTAGTGCAGATGCTAAGGGGAGAGGATGGCGTCGCAGATCAGTTGAGACAGAAATCTACAGCAGTGAGATCACTGGTTCTAGAGTCTTGTGACTTGGAAGACTACACTTGTTCGAATTACCTCAGCGATCTCAACCGCCACCGGCAACTCGTGTTGGATCAGTAG
- the LOC126628366 gene encoding AP2-like ethylene-responsive transcription factor AIL6 translates to MAPASNWLSFSLMSPMEMLRSSESDQSPFVPYDASSAASPHYFLDNFYANNGWPTNPKSQVFFADGEDQSKQQGQSGSPNLSPFVDPQSHTQHIPKLEDFLGDSSSMVRYSDSQTETQDSSLTHIYDQSSTFFGGDQHQHQQQEDLKAITGFQAFSTNSGSEVDSASMARTTQQQQLSCTEFAGHSIESTGKELGVYNSSCAANALSLGVTTTQSSSDQKKAIVAVDNDGSKKIADTFGQRTSIYRGVTRHRWTGRYEAHLWDNSCRREGQARKGRQVYLGGYDKEDKAARAYDLAALKYWGPTATTNFPVSTYSKELEDMKHVTKQEFIASLRRKSSGFSRGASIYRGVTRHHQQGRWQARIGRVAGNKDLYLGTFATEEEAAEAYDIAAIKFRGINAVTNFEMNRYDVEAIGKSSLPVGGAAKRLKLSLEAEEQKPSVSHDQQHPQCSSGNNINFTSMQPVQSIPCGIPYDAAAANAYYHNLFHQFQPNYYGALDSAGLNPNIATQMNMMPQQPAEFYIWPNHQSH, encoded by the exons ATGGCTCCAGCAAGCAATTGGTTGTCCTTCTCTCTCATGTCTCCCATGGAAATGTTGAGGTCCTCTGAGTCCGATCAATCTCCCTTCGTCCCTTACGACGCGTCCTCCGCCGCCTCCCCCCACTACTTCCTCGACAACTTCTATGCCAACAACG GGTGGCCGACGAACCCAAAATCCCAAGTGTTTTTCGCGGACGGTGAGGACCAAAGCAAGCAGCAAGGCCAGTCCGGTTCACCAAATCTGTCACCGTTCGTCGACCCACAGAGCCACACCCAGCATATCCCGAAGCTCGAGGACTTTCTCGGCGATTCGTCATCGATGGTGCGCTATTCTGATAGCCAAACAGAGACCCAAGACTCGTCCCTGACTCACATCTACGACCAGAGCTCCACCTTCTTCGGCGGCGACCAGCACCAGCACCAGCAGCAGGAAGATCTCAAGGCGATTACTGGGTTCCAAGCGTTTTCGACCAACTCGGGCTCGGAGGTGGACTCGGCGTCCATGGCCCGGACGACTCAGCAGCAGCAGCTTTCTTGCACCGAGTTCGCGGGTCATTCTATTGAGTCGACCGGGAAGGAGTTAGGGGTGTACAACTCGAGCTGCGCGGCGAATGCTTTGTCGCTTGGTGTCACCACCACTCAGAGCTCTTCTGATCAGAAAAAGGCCATTGTTGCCGTCGACAACGACGGTTCTAAGAAGATTGCTGATACTTTTGGCCAGAGGACTTCAATTTACAGAGGGGTCACTAG ACACCGGTGGACGGGTAGATATGAAGCGCATCTATGGGATAACAGCTGTAGAAGAGAGGGTCAGGCCAGGAAGGGGCGTCAag TTTACTTGG GTGGATATGACAAGGAAGATAAGGCAGCAAGGGCTTATGATTTGGCTGCACTGAAATACTGGGGTCCTACTGCAACAACCAACTTTCCT GTTTCAACTTACAGCAAAGAACTGGAAGATATGAAGCATGTGACCAAGCAAGAATTCATTGCCTCTCTCAGAAG GAAAAGCAGTGGTTTTTCAAGAGGAGCTTCTATTTACAGGGGAGTTACAAG GCATCATCAACAAGGCCGATGGCAAGCAAGAATAGGCCGTGTGGCCGGGAACAAAGACCTATACCTGGGAACATTTG CTACAGAAGAGGAAGCAGCAGAGGCGTATGATATAGCGGCCATAAAGTTTAGGGGCATTAATGCAGTTACAAATTTTGAGATGAACCGATATGACGTTGAAGCTATTGGCAAGAGTTCTCTTCCTGTTGGTGGGGCAGCAAAGCGCTTGAAGCTCTCACTCGAAGCTGAAGAGCAGAAACCATCTGTGAGTCATGATCAGCAGCATCCTCAATGCAGCAGTGGCAACAACATCAATTTCACTTCCATGCAGCCAGTTCAATCCATACCATGCGGGATTCCATACGACGCTGCAGCTGCCAATGCTTATTATCACAACCTCTTCCACCAATTTCAGCCAAACTACTATGGCGCTTTGGATTCTGCTGGACTAAACCCTAACATTGCGACTCAGATGAACATGATGCCGCAGCAGCCAGCTGAGTTTTACATTTGGCCTAATCACCAATCCCATTAA